The region TTGAGTAAACGCGATATATGTCTAAAGCCTGGCTGATGTGAGTGGATCTGGGGTAGGGGCGAGGGTCAGCTCAACCCTCCGCAATTATAGACCCGGCGGGGATTTCTGCTTCGGATCGAATTATCGGCAGTTCTGCCAATTAACTTGGGCCGCGGTTCTCGGCGACAATGCTACTGGGCCTAGCTTGAACTAGCCCTCACCGCAGATCCTTACATTCAATGTTCGGCGACTCAGTATAATATTCTTAGCGTGCTCTCTGCCTAACAGGACTCGCACTGTCTCGCTGAGACTACCGCGTTAAACGAGGTCATTATGGATTAGGCCAGGGACACGTAGTGATGACAATGTATACCGGATTCTCTCCAAAAGCCAATCCAGGGCGTCAGACTCGAAGTCACATAAACATTCTTCAATGTTGAAATGCAGCCAACCCCGTCTCACTTAGCTCATGGCCGATACCTGCTACCTTGGTAACTTCATTATATCGCTTCCCCCTTGCCCTTGCCTGGCATGCTGGGTGACAGTGCTATGATGTTGCCGAAAAATATCCCATAAAGGCCAGTACATATATCTTTAGCCACTTGCTTCAGGGCAGATTCGCAAATCTTGAAGCAAATTAAAAGGAGCCACCAGTAGCCTCCAAAACGAACATTGGTTGGAATTGCTTAATATGAACGGGACCGGCCGATTTCATGAGCGGACACTCTGAACTACAATAAGCGAAAACGAGAAGATCAGACTATGATACCCTATTCGGATAAAAATACATATCAGCATTCTATTgacaacagaagaaaaagaaacgtACGTGTAACAGGCGAGAAACGATCAAGTGAGTAGAGCTAATACTGAATGTGAGGTCCATCTTTAAAGCTGCCACCCTGCATTTGGTGTTACCCTTATGTCTAAGCGAAGTTTGTTTTCTTACCTGACCGTATCGAATTGAGCGTGCAGATATTTCCATGATAAAGCGCAATATAGGGTCCTTGTTGCAAGATAGGCACTCTTGTACCTTTGTACTTGGTAAGCTTGAGTATTAGTATGTTATTTGTCCATTGCGCTATATCGTCAAGCAACCGATGTGCTTTGTATAAAAGCAAGCAAAGTTCTGCCAAAAGGGGCAGAAGCGAGAAATTCTCTTAATATTAGCAAAATCTTGGTTACCATTGCAAAGGTCTTGGGGAAGCTTGGAAGATTTGTCGCAGTCGAGGTGGGCTCTAACAGAGGAGCTCCAAGCCAGGCAGCACAAGCCACCTCCAAGCTGGACTCGGCATTCAAAGAAGACCACAGCACGGCGGTACCGACAGCCAAGGTCAGCTCGTAGACAGAAGATTCGAAGACCTGATCCACATCAGTAGGGCCGGACAGCTGGTAGAAGTTACTGGCCACAATGGAGAACGAATCAGGCGCTCGAGCCTTTGCCATGGTGCCATAAATAGCGGTATCAGTTGGCTGCGGGGATGATACTGTCCTATACCTGGTAAAGAGAGAAGCAACTGAGGTGGAGTCTAGGCGGGAGGGAGGAAGGGGTGGCTTTATAGGCCGGAGGAACCCCGTCAGAAGCCTTCACTGGGAAGTTCAGGCCTTTGCTCATTTACCTAGATGATGTGAAGAAGTAAAGCTTTCCTGACCTGCTCACCCTTGCGGGACCAGTAACATTTCCTCTGCCTATCTACATTTACTTCTGGGACCTACAGCTGTATTCAGCCCCACTTTCCGCTGGTGAAGGCGATATACAGTGTCGTATTAAATGCAGCACCAGGTCCGCCTTGGTAATAGAGCTAACACCAGTTTCCATAGAAGTccttcagccgcagcatgTAGTTCTGCTTATGGTGGCACATACGGCATATAAGAGGAGATAATCCCTCTCTCAGCTAACATGAGGAACATTCGCCGCCCACGTCGAAACGAACGCCTCGGCTGGGAAATAGTAAAGAGACCGGTAGCTCTCGACTATGACACATCTTCGAGCAGACAGGTACGGTGGGCCTAGAACTGTGAGGCTCCACTTGGACCAGCGGCCTGTCCGGCTCGCCAAAACGCTCTCCAAAAGCACAAGAAGGGCACTGACAGTCGGCGCAATCGCAACTGTAAGCGCTGAGCCGCGCCAGAGAGTTCTTTCCACTGCGCTGGGAAAGTGCAGGTTCCAGGCGATTATGTGCAGGCCTCCGAAAAAGAGGATTGAAAAGAATACTCATGAGGATCATCATTCTGTCTACATGTTTCTTTTGGTACCGATCTTCGAAAACCTGGTGGATGACGCTTTGCGGGATATAGTAGTGCCTCGATTGAAGGAGCAAAATAGGTGCTGCCTCAGCGATCTGAGAAAATACTTCGGGCGTGACGAGAGCATCAGTGTCATTGTAGAGCGGCATACCGGCGTCCTGAGGTTTCGTCTACTCAGACAGGTAGATTATTATCGCACACGACGAGAAGGCCAGTGTGCTGACCTCCAGTGCTGCGAATGGGATCCCCTCCACCGAGCGGACGATaagctggacgaggagccAGAGGACCTGCATGAGAAAAGAGCCGCACAAGGCCGCTCTTGCTTCGGTCCTTgatctcgttctcctcggATGTGGGAGCCGGGAAATGATACCGTAGCCTCTTGCGAGTGCGAGCTGTTTGGAGTCTAGGACCCAGAGATTGCCGTGTAGCGGGGCAAtatgcttgcgcttgtaGTACTCCTTGCTCCCCAGGACCTCATGGGTGTCGGTTCTTGCCGTACTGGCCAGAGCTATATGTGGTTGGAAGGGCTTCCATGGAATAACACCCGAACCCCGAAGATATCTTGCCTGGCTCTTTTGAAACCCTATAAGGAACTCCGGCACGGGTGTACCGAATTGCTGTCACAGATGGGCGGCACTCGGGTCAATGAGTTTGAAACAGGACTAATTGGGACCGGGCCAAGCTCGAGCTCTTGTGAACGTGCATTTGTTTTCCGTGATCGGGGCTGCACGCTTGTTTCGGAGAAACGCACCGCTATCCCACCTATGTTAGCTAACACCGTATGGGCGAGCGACCAGGGCACGCCGTCTTCTCTCGCTAGCTCTTTTAAGCGGGGGTTATCGACCCAGGAAGCAAACAGATTTAGAGTGGAAAGACCGACGAGATACTCCGAATGCAAGCATAATGCTCATCCAAGCAAGCTTGCGGATCAGGAGATAAACCTGTTTCCGAAATTGCTGCCGCTTGGACTGTGGTTTGAGATCGGGAGGCACGGTAAGATGAAGAACATACCAAGTcgagaggatgatgatgctcGTACAGCTCCAGACGATGTCCATGGTCGACCGGATTTCAGGGTCTTTCACGAACCCGCTACGAATGCCTgtggaaaaggagaaagtAGGAGAGAAAGtgatcatttccagcttTCTTCGCGACTGGTCCAGAGGCCTGGGAAATGCCTTCGGACTCTGGGATGATTTCAATGTCTTCTGCTGAGCCGCACCCTTTAGAGCTTCCACCGCCAGCCGCTCACCGGACCTATGCTATATTGCTTCTTGCACTCAGCTCTTACGTCTGTCACTACTATTGGCTGTGGTTTAATGTAGATGCTAGGCTGTATCCCTCTGACCGAATGATATAGGGCTCGGCCCCCTCCTCTACAGGCCTGATAAAAAAGCAATGGTTGCTTGACAGGGAATAGAACAAAACATCACCCGAGGCATACTACAGAATTGCAAAAGAATAAAGAATAAAAACATGTGGCCATCATTTCTGAATTTTTATTTTAATGATTCGTCTCCACACCCTGAAATGTTATAGTGTATACTCTTGCCTTAGGCTCAGGAATAAGCAAAATGAGGGCATAAGACTTGCTTAACCCTCTTAGGCAAAGCGCGCACAGACCTTTGCAAATGATATGATCCGCGCACGATGGTTGGTGGTCAAATCACTATGATCATTCCTAGTCTGAAATCGGAAGCGCCAGCCTACATCACCATGTCCGTCCCCTCTCCCCACCACTCTCTCCCAACCATCAATCGGACCATACCCCATAATCAGCGACAACAGTTGTGTCAGCCTCTCCAATTCCAAAACAAAGCGCCGCTGCGCTGTAAAATCGTTTAGCATGGACTGCATAAGCCAGAACTCCGTCATACAGCGCGCCTTGCTTGCTCTATATGAGCACCCCGTTGCCTACAGCGTTATCACAGCCGTCTTCATTTCTGTATTGTGTCGAAAGCTACTTTACAAACCCAGAAACTATGCGTTGTTTCCAGTCTGGGCAACAATTGAAGTCGCCATCGCAAGTTATCTTCTCCGTGGAGATGGCATCGGTCGACGCGTTTTGTGAGTCTCCAAACGGTCTTCTATTTCTATATAATAATGACATAGCTCGGTAATCCGACGATATGGAGGCTCTCTTTTCGGAATCACCTCCACTCACCAGATCCTTGTTGACTTCCCCGGGTTGGACCGCTTCATGGCGCGGTCCCTCCACACGCTCAACGCCGAGCCGGTCCAGTATACAATCTTCACAAGGACTTTCGGCGGCGTAGACTCACCGGAGCTCAAAAGGAAGCTCAAGAATTCATGGAAAGATCTTCTTGCGCCTATTGAGCGGCTTTTTCTCAATGAtgcctcagccgcagctgccTTAGACCGCGCCTGCGTCTTACAGCAAGCCGCATCATTTGTTagtttctcctcctctcccgctcAGATGAAACGCTGGGAGCTCTCTGCCGGTATCCGAGTTATTCCGCCAGCGGAATCCGGCAGTCCACACAAGGTTGAAGCCAACCTCCAGAGCTTGACACGGGATTTTGGCGCCTGCATGGCGATTCCCCTGTTGTATGGCCGCCATTTCCTCGATGGGAACCCAACCTTACTTGACGATTTCTGGAAATTTGACAATGAGTTGTTTCCATTGTTAATGATTGGTGTTCCCGAGTGGACTCCATTGAGGATCGTCAAAGACGGCTGCGCGGCTAGGGCACGGATTTTACGTGAGTTGGAAGCCCTATACCGTCGGATCGACCAGTCCCAGTGTGGCGAGCCCGTGGAGTCAGGAATCGACATGTCTGACGTGAGCGGTGCTCTGTTTGAGCGAAGTCGGATCTACAAACGCGAGGGATGGTCCTTTCCCGAGCGCGCAGCAGGCGACTTTGCAATCTTCTGGGGCCAAAATGCAAATACACACCCTTTGCTTTTCTGGTTCTTAGCCTACATCTATTCAACTCCTGGTCTGCTAGATACACTTCGAGCGGAAATAGCGCCCTATACGTGCTTCGCCTCTTCTCAGGCCAAGGTTCCAGAAATAACTTCGATCGACTTCCCAGGTTTATCAGCAAATTGTCAACTCCTCAAGGCTTGCCTATACGAGACATACCGGTTGGTCAACGAACCAATATCAATCCGCTACGTTGAACGACCGGTCACCCTCACAGATGGCAGCCTCCAACATACTTTAAAGACGGGAACCTGGGTCTCAGCCGCGCACTCACTCACACAGCATAACGCTTCAATTTTCGATAACCCTGCCGAGTTCCGCCCGGAGAGATTTCTCGAGACTGACCAAGTGTCGGGGAAACGAGTTGCGCGGTACGGCCGGCTGAGACCGTGGGGTGCTGGGGCGGCAATGTGCAAGGGACGCACATTTGCAGAAAAAGAGCTCACCTCGGCCGCTGCGTCAATTGTGTCTCTGTGGGATATTGAGCCCGCCTATGGGCAGGTCTGGAAGCTGCCCGGCATGGTTCCCGGGACGGGGGTGAAGAGGCCTGTAAGAGATATCCGAGTGCTGATTTCACGGCGACAGTCTATAGTTGTTAAAGGAAACGACATGTCTCCGAGCAAGGGTGAAAACCACGGGAAGCCCCTGGGAGTATAGATTCTTATAGAGTCTGTGGTGGATTTACCTCCAACAACCCCCGCCGACTCTATTAGTTATACAACGCAGTTGATATTCAAAGCCACCCATATCATTAGTCTTCCTAATTCACAAGACTGCTTTATAGTTACATCATCCCGAGGCCCATCTCTGGTCATGTGTCGTGCTGACTGAGTAATCAAAAACAATGCACTCGCCAGCAATATAACAAATGCAGCAGGTTACAGGTAGATTGGGTTGTAAGAAAGATACCCCGGGCTAGTTGACCACTCGGATAAAGATTACAGCTTCCAGGCGCATCAGTAAGATTATTTACGGGCCCTGAATGGAAGAATTCTTGTAGTAGAAGGGAAATTGGGCGCGTGAAACCCGGGATGCTATCCAAGGCAGAGCCAAAGCCCACGTTGGGAGGCTGCACTGTTCACTCCTAACTGATAACAGCTGCACATGGACTTTGATATGCAAAATTTCTCTCCCCACTCCAATAGTTAGTTGTTATTGCCGGGCTGGTCAACCACAAAGCCCGCAAGGCTGTAGTTAAGTGCATGTTAGGCAAAAATGCATGCGGGGTTGTTCAAGCAAACATCTACCAATGTCCGTACAAAACGCTATAATGCACCACCTACTCGTACCGGACTTAGAATCCTTTTCGCTGAAGCAACATGGTTGTTCCGAGCTTATCTGCGCGAACTGGACGTCCGGGAACACCAACTATGTGAGAATTGgcacacacacacacacgCCTGCAAAGACTGTCGCCTGGTTACTGTACGTGACCTCCTGACTATCAGAGCAAGTCCTCGCTGATATCTTTACTCTGTAGCCGGGAATGTCAGAAATCGCACTGGAGCCAACATAAGCCCTCCTGCAGGTCGCCTCTGCGAAAAGAAACATGGGAATCTGCATGGATCCTCGAGCATCGGACACCGGCATTCATGGGCGGTGGACTGGCGAATATCTTCGGAACCAAGAAGTTCTCCTGGGGCAATGTTCCTGCCTTGGATATGTTGCGGCTTGATAGGAATGAAGGTGTTGAATATGACGGGCCTTTGCGTGTTCTCTCTGCGGGTATATATCACATTGCCATAGGGCCAATCCTTGACGCACCTAATCAATTTGTTTATCTCTAGCTTCGGGTGATCTGCGACACGTTTTCCAGCTTAGCGGTACATTTATAAAACGCGCGCTCCGAACGAGATGTCCAATCGGTGGTGCAGAGATTGCCTCAACACCTTTTCCGGGCTGTGCACAGTCTTAGTGCTAATGCTTTGGCTCTTCAATTATATACTAAAGTGCAACGTCTGAGTACAGGGAGTTGGACTTGGCTAAATTCGTGGGGGAGCATCATTTGTAGTCTTTCCATGTCACACAGGATATTACAACAGCAAACTCACCATATTATACATCAAAGGTACAAGATAATACTAACAGTCAGTGCAGAGCGAGGGTCTAAATGTGCAATCCTGGAATGTAAGGCACTTACAGGGTAAGGATAGGAAGAATGGCGGGCTCATTTA is a window of Aspergillus nidulans FGSC A4 chromosome VI DNA encoding:
- a CDS encoding uncharacterized protein (transcript_id=CADANIAT00009380) → MAKARAPDSFSIVASNFYQLSGPTDVDQVFESSVYELTLAVGTAVLWSSLNAESSLEVACAAWLGAPLLEPTSTATNLPSFPKTFAMVQECLSCNKDPILRFIMEISARSIRYGQLYSLDRFSPVTRYHSLIFSFSLIVVQSVRS
- a CDS encoding protein CYP550B2 (transcript_id=CADANIAT00009381) produces the protein MDCISQNSVIQRALLALYEHPVAYSVITAVFISVLCRKLLYKPRNYALFPVWATIEVAIASYLLRGDGIGRRVFSVIRRYGGSLFGITSTHQILVDFPGLDRFMARSLHTLNAEPVQYTIFTRTFGGVDSPELKRKLKNSWKDLLAPIERLFLNDASAAAALDRACVLQQAASFVSFSSSPAQMKRWELSAGIRVIPPAESGSPHKVEANLQSLTRDFGACMAIPLLYGRHFLDGNPTLLDDFWKFDNELFPLLMIGVPEWTPLRIVKDGCAARARILRELEALYRRIDQSQCGEPVESGIDMSDVSGALFERSRIYKREGWSFPERAAGDFAIFWGQNANTHPLLFWFLAYIYSTPGLLDTLRAEIAPYTCFASSQAKVPEITSIDFPGLSANCQLLKACLYETYRLVNEPISIRYVERPVTLTDGSLQHTLKTGTWVSAAHSLTQHNASIFDNPAEFRPERFLETDQVSGKRVARYGRLRPWGAGAAMCKGRTFAEKELTSAAASIVSLWDIEPAYGQVWKLPGMVPGTGVKRPVRDIRVLISRRQSIVVKGNDMSPSKGENHGKPLGV